In a genomic window of Streptomyces koelreuteriae:
- a CDS encoding HelD family protein — translation MTSTEPALQHVLDRERAHHERCRAALAAMVEGAGEQVVIGEDVSASGVDAEVLGYRLRSQAKALRELPEGPLFFGALEFKRAGGPLHIGRLRISEHPAEPPLVVDWRAPVSRAFYQSSARDPQGVAVRRRFGWAAGSRGDSGDLTGLEDESLGQGEARASAIVAREIERPRVGPMRDIAATIQPEQDDLVRGDLAMSVCVQGAPGTGKTAVGLHRAAYLLYTHPQRIRRGGLLILGPNRTFLSYIAEVLPALGETGVRQSTLAEEIARWPVRGTDDECAAVVKHDARMAEVLRRALYARVRTEGAGSLAVPDGSYRWRVPEAELARIVADVRQEEPPYGVGRERVRARIVRCLRERVERRAGPPTNAWVRRVERSRPVSAYLDTVWPRVRPEEVLAELLTDGEALAEAADGLLDGAEQRALLWRTPPRSWKSARWSAADLVLLDEVAGLIEHPEGYGHVVVDEAQDLSPMECRAIARRAPFGSLTVLGDLAQGTTPWAARSWPTVLAHLGKADAAVVELTVGFRVPQAVVGLANRLLERLDVDVPAARSLRGDGELRMRETDTDGVPAAVVDAVRDALGQEGSVGVVAADADVPRVRAALDAAGVEAAGPGELGARLSLVPASVVKGLEYDHVVAVEPAAIAEAEERGLHRLYVVLTRAVTRLEVVHGRPLPI, via the coding sequence CGAGGGGCCGTTGTTCTTCGGGGCCCTGGAGTTCAAGAGGGCCGGTGGGCCGCTGCACATCGGGCGGCTGCGCATCTCCGAGCACCCGGCCGAACCGCCCCTCGTCGTCGACTGGCGCGCACCCGTCTCGCGTGCCTTCTACCAGTCCTCCGCCCGTGATCCGCAGGGCGTCGCCGTACGCCGACGGTTCGGGTGGGCGGCCGGCAGTCGCGGGGACTCCGGCGATCTGACCGGCCTGGAGGACGAGAGCCTGGGGCAGGGGGAGGCCAGGGCCAGCGCGATCGTCGCCCGGGAGATCGAGCGGCCCCGCGTCGGGCCCATGCGGGACATCGCCGCGACCATCCAGCCCGAGCAGGACGACCTCGTACGCGGGGACCTGGCGATGTCGGTGTGCGTGCAGGGCGCGCCGGGCACCGGCAAGACGGCCGTCGGCCTGCACCGGGCCGCGTATCTGCTCTACACGCACCCGCAGCGCATCCGGCGCGGCGGCCTGCTGATCCTCGGGCCCAACCGCACGTTCCTGTCGTACATCGCGGAGGTGCTGCCCGCCCTCGGCGAGACGGGGGTGCGGCAGTCGACGCTCGCCGAGGAGATCGCCCGGTGGCCGGTCCGCGGTACCGACGACGAGTGCGCCGCCGTCGTCAAGCACGACGCCCGGATGGCGGAGGTACTGCGGCGGGCGCTGTACGCGCGCGTGCGCACCGAGGGGGCGGGCTCGCTCGCCGTGCCGGACGGCTCGTACCGCTGGCGGGTACCGGAGGCGGAGCTGGCACGGATCGTCGCGGACGTACGGCAGGAGGAACCGCCGTACGGGGTCGGGCGGGAGCGGGTACGGGCGCGGATCGTGCGGTGTCTGCGCGAGCGGGTCGAGCGGCGGGCCGGGCCGCCGACGAACGCCTGGGTGCGCCGGGTCGAGCGGTCCCGGCCGGTGTCCGCGTACCTCGACACCGTCTGGCCCCGGGTGCGTCCGGAGGAGGTCCTGGCCGAACTGCTCACCGACGGCGAGGCGTTGGCGGAGGCGGCCGACGGGCTGCTGGACGGCGCCGAGCAGCGGGCACTGCTGTGGCGCACGCCGCCCCGGTCGTGGAAGTCGGCGCGCTGGTCGGCCGCCGATCTGGTGCTGCTCGACGAGGTGGCCGGGCTGATCGAGCACCCGGAGGGGTACGGGCATGTCGTCGTCGACGAGGCGCAGGATCTGTCCCCGATGGAGTGCCGGGCCATCGCCCGCCGGGCGCCCTTCGGTTCGCTGACGGTTCTGGGCGATCTGGCGCAGGGGACGACGCCGTGGGCGGCACGGTCGTGGCCGACCGTCCTGGCGCACCTGGGGAAAGCGGACGCGGCCGTGGTCGAGCTGACCGTCGGATTCCGAGTGCCGCAGGCGGTCGTCGGTCTCGCCAACCGGCTGCTGGAGCGGCTGGACGTGGACGTGCCGGCGGCCCGTTCGCTGCGCGGGGACGGGGAGTTGCGGATGCGGGAGACGGACACGGACGGGGTGCCGGCGGCGGTGGTGGACGCCGTACGGGACGCCCTGGGGCAGGAGGGCTCGGTCGGGGTTGTCGCGGCGGACGCGGATGTGCCCCGGGTGCGGGCGGCGCTCGACGCGGCCGGTGTCGAGGCGGCGGGGCCCGGGGAACTCGGCGCGCGGCTGTCCCTGGTGCCGGCGAGCGTGGTCAAGGGACTCGAGTACGACCATGTCGTGGCCGTCGAGCCGGCGGCGATCGCCGAGGCGGAGGAACGGGGGCTGCACCGGCTGTACGTGGTGCTGACGCGGGCGGTGACGAGGCTGGAAGTGGTGCACGGGAGGCCACTGCCGATCTAG
- a CDS encoding RraA family protein: protein MADTDAFTDIPTTTLADLLGRGQVMDIGVRPLWGPVPRVAGPAFTVRCPPGDNLMLHTAIYRAEPGSVVVVESGDLDYALAGGNVCAVAQRRGVAAFVLDGLIRDLSEVREARFPVFARGVIPIPGTKAAARPLGERVTCGGVAVDPGDVVVADEEGVVVVPGARREEVLTAARAKLAKEAAQTLDDWESSHRARVGKALAEQGFGGLDD, encoded by the coding sequence ATGGCTGACACAGACGCGTTCACGGACATCCCCACCACCACGCTGGCCGATCTGCTGGGCCGCGGGCAGGTCATGGACATCGGGGTCCGGCCCCTGTGGGGGCCGGTGCCGCGGGTGGCCGGGCCTGCCTTCACCGTGCGGTGCCCTCCCGGCGACAACCTGATGCTGCACACCGCGATCTACCGGGCCGAGCCCGGCTCGGTCGTCGTCGTGGAGTCGGGCGACCTGGACTACGCGCTGGCCGGTGGCAACGTCTGTGCCGTCGCCCAGCGCCGCGGTGTCGCCGCGTTCGTCCTCGACGGGCTGATCCGCGACCTCTCCGAGGTGCGCGAGGCCCGCTTCCCGGTGTTCGCGCGCGGTGTCATCCCCATCCCGGGCACCAAGGCCGCCGCCCGGCCGCTGGGCGAGCGGGTGACCTGCGGCGGCGTCGCCGTCGACCCGGGTGACGTGGTCGTCGCCGACGAGGAGGGCGTCGTCGTGGTGCCCGGGGCCCGCCGCGAGGAGGTGCTCACCGCGGCCCGCGCCAAGCTGGCGAAGGAGGCCGCGCAGACCCTGGACGACTGGGAGTCGTCCCACCGCGCGCGCGTCGGCAAGGCCCTGGCGGAGCAGGGCTTCGGGGGCCTCGACGACTGA
- a CDS encoding GDSL-type esterase/lipase family protein yields the protein MHSEHDWITTPLTADLLRGALDLERTEHGLLPHRLPARARAQNDNAQLAMAEAQPSGVRLAFRTAATAVELDTLRTKRDYVGLPSRPDGLYDLVVDGRPAGQASGTGGNVLTVDMATWDGEVAPGPVGTVRFTGLAAGEKDVEIWLPHNETTELVALRTDAPVAPLPDRGRRVWLHHGSSISHGSDAASPAAIWPAIAASLGGVDLVNLGFGGSAMLDPFTARAMRDTPADLISVKVGINIVNGDVMRLRAFGPAVHGFLDTIRDGHPDTPLLVVSPIHCPIHEDTPGPTAPDLGEIGEGRLLFAAMGDPAEKATGKLTLGVIREELARIVRQRAAEDPNLHYLDGLALYGESDAAELPLPDHVHPDAATHRRIGERFGALAFTEKGPFAER from the coding sequence ATGCACTCCGAGCACGACTGGATCACCACCCCGCTCACGGCGGACCTGCTGCGCGGCGCCCTCGACCTGGAGCGCACCGAGCACGGCCTGCTCCCGCACCGGCTGCCCGCCCGGGCCCGCGCCCAGAACGACAACGCCCAGCTCGCCATGGCCGAGGCCCAGCCCTCCGGCGTACGGCTGGCCTTCCGTACCGCCGCGACGGCCGTCGAACTCGACACGCTGCGCACCAAGCGCGACTACGTCGGCCTCCCGTCCCGCCCGGACGGCCTGTACGACCTGGTCGTCGACGGCCGCCCGGCCGGGCAGGCCTCGGGGACCGGCGGCAACGTCCTCACCGTCGACATGGCCACCTGGGACGGCGAGGTCGCACCGGGCCCGGTGGGCACCGTCCGCTTCACCGGTCTGGCCGCGGGCGAGAAGGACGTCGAGATCTGGCTGCCGCACAACGAGACCACCGAGCTCGTCGCCCTGCGCACCGACGCGCCCGTTGCGCCCCTGCCGGACCGGGGCCGCAGGGTGTGGCTGCACCACGGCAGTTCGATCAGCCACGGCTCCGACGCAGCGAGCCCTGCGGCCATCTGGCCCGCGATCGCCGCGTCCCTGGGCGGTGTGGACCTGGTCAACCTCGGTTTCGGCGGCAGCGCGATGCTCGACCCGTTCACCGCGCGTGCCATGCGGGACACCCCGGCCGACCTGATCAGCGTCAAGGTGGGCATCAACATCGTCAACGGGGACGTGATGCGGCTGCGCGCCTTCGGCCCGGCCGTGCACGGTTTCCTCGACACGATCCGCGACGGGCACCCCGACACCCCGCTGCTGGTCGTCTCCCCCATCCATTGCCCGATCCACGAGGACACCCCCGGCCCCACCGCCCCCGACCTCGGCGAGATCGGCGAGGGCCGGCTGCTGTTCGCGGCCATGGGCGATCCGGCGGAGAAGGCCACGGGCAAGCTCACGCTCGGCGTCATCCGGGAGGAGCTGGCCCGGATCGTGCGGCAGCGCGCGGCCGAGGACCCGAACCTCCACTACCTCGACGGCCTCGCCCTCTACGGCGAGTCCGACGCGGCCGAACTGCCCCTCCCCGACCATGTCCACCCGGACGCCGCGACCCACCGCCGCATCGGCGAACGCTTCGGCGCCCTGGCCTTCACCGAGAAGGGCCCCTTCGCGGAACGCTGA
- a CDS encoding TetR/AcrR family transcriptional regulator → MARVGLTPERLTEAGAELADEVGFDEVTVSALARRFDVKVASLYSHVRNSQDLRTRIALLALADMADRAADALAGRAGKDALAALAGVYRDYAREHPGRYAAAQLRLDPQTAAASAGVRHAQMTRALLRGYDLTEPDQTHAVRLLGSVFHGYVSLELGGGFSHSAPDTDATWARIIDALDTLLRNWPAPPTDPRG, encoded by the coding sequence ATGGCACGCGTGGGACTCACGCCGGAGCGTCTGACCGAGGCAGGCGCGGAACTCGCCGACGAGGTCGGCTTCGACGAGGTGACCGTCTCGGCGCTCGCCCGGCGCTTCGACGTCAAGGTCGCGAGCCTGTACTCGCATGTGAGGAACTCTCAGGACCTCCGGACCAGGATCGCCCTGCTGGCGCTCGCGGACATGGCCGACCGGGCCGCCGACGCCCTGGCCGGACGGGCCGGCAAGGACGCCTTGGCGGCGCTGGCCGGCGTCTACCGCGACTACGCGCGGGAACACCCCGGCCGCTACGCGGCGGCCCAGTTGCGGCTCGACCCGCAGACGGCGGCCGCCAGCGCCGGTGTCCGGCACGCGCAGATGACCCGGGCACTGCTGCGCGGCTACGACCTGACGGAACCGGACCAGACCCACGCGGTACGGCTGCTGGGCAGCGTCTTCCACGGGTACGTCAGCCTGGAGCTGGGCGGCGGGTTCAGCCACAGCGCCCCCGACACCGACGCCACCTGGGCCCGGATCATCGACGCCCTCGACACGCTGCTGCGCAACTGGCCCGCTCCCCCTACGGATCCCCGAGGCTGA
- a CDS encoding DUF2269 domain-containing protein: MNPKLSRPARRTALVVHVVASASWLGLTLGLLALGTTAAGTGSAVTVEASVRAMKLFADWLLLPVAFLTLLSGLVLSLGTAWGLARHRWVWTKFWLTLATTTATVFALRPGVNSAVATVAAGGPLPDAGDVLMGPVVSLSAYVFMTVISILKPWGLTRRGRRLRQRTPVRRTLQDA, translated from the coding sequence ATGAACCCGAAACTCAGCCGCCCCGCCCGCCGGACCGCGCTCGTCGTCCACGTCGTCGCCTCCGCGAGCTGGCTCGGGCTCACGCTCGGGCTGCTCGCGCTCGGCACCACCGCGGCCGGCACCGGGTCCGCCGTGACCGTGGAGGCGTCCGTCCGGGCCATGAAGCTCTTCGCGGACTGGCTGCTGCTCCCCGTCGCGTTCCTCACGCTGCTCAGCGGACTGGTGCTGTCGCTGGGGACCGCGTGGGGTCTGGCGCGGCACCGGTGGGTCTGGACGAAGTTCTGGCTGACCCTCGCCACGACCACCGCCACGGTGTTCGCCCTGCGCCCCGGAGTGAACTCCGCGGTCGCCACCGTCGCCGCGGGCGGTCCGCTGCCCGATGCCGGGGACGTCCTGATGGGGCCGGTCGTCTCGCTGTCCGCCTACGTCTTCATGACGGTGATCTCGATCCTGAAGCCCTGGGGCCTGACCAGGCGGGGCAGGAGGCTGAGGCAGCGTACGCCCGTCCGGCGTACCCTCCAGGATGCCTAA
- a CDS encoding class I SAM-dependent methyltransferase: MTEPSHLTAVRESYDTVAADYARLVKEPAELDPVSRAMLAAFAESVRPLGPVADLGCGPGKVTAHLAALGVRAFGVDVSPRMVELARAAYPELRFTVGSMTALEIGDGELGGILAYYTVHHTPPQLLPTVFAEFHRTLAPGGRLMLAGHVGNGEHLCPKRAYGDHPVSYEWHLLPPDEIAELLRRAGLVVMTRVVQEPEGGAKRQAGKFLAYKP, translated from the coding sequence ATGACCGAGCCCTCCCACCTCACCGCGGTCCGCGAGTCCTACGACACCGTCGCCGCCGACTACGCCCGACTCGTCAAGGAACCGGCCGAGTTGGACCCGGTGTCGCGCGCGATGCTGGCCGCCTTCGCCGAATCCGTACGCCCTCTGGGGCCGGTCGCCGACCTGGGGTGCGGTCCGGGCAAGGTGACGGCGCACCTGGCCGCGCTGGGCGTGCGGGCGTTCGGCGTGGACGTGTCACCGAGGATGGTCGAGCTGGCCCGCGCGGCCTACCCGGAACTCCGTTTCACCGTCGGCTCGATGACCGCGCTGGAGATCGGCGACGGCGAACTCGGCGGCATTCTCGCGTACTACACCGTCCACCACACCCCGCCGCAGCTGCTGCCGACCGTGTTCGCCGAGTTCCACCGCACCCTCGCGCCCGGCGGCCGGCTGATGCTGGCGGGCCATGTGGGCAACGGCGAGCACCTGTGCCCGAAGCGCGCGTACGGCGACCATCCGGTGTCCTACGAGTGGCACCTGCTGCCGCCGGACGAGATCGCGGAACTGCTCCGGCGGGCGGGGCTGGTGGTCATGACGCGGGTGGTGCAGGAACCGGAGGGAGGGGCGAAGAGGCAGGCGGGCAAGTTCCTGGCGTACAAGCCGTAG
- a CDS encoding VOC family protein — translation MTPLMKLSAITLDCPDPLALAAFYQQATGLGLHPESDAEFAALDVEGGFNIGFQRVDDYRAPSWPGQVVPQQLHCCFRVVDVDAAEARLLELGAGTPDQPQQDRWRVLTDPAGHPFCIVGGLS, via the coding sequence ATGACCCCGCTGATGAAGTTGAGCGCGATCACCCTGGACTGCCCTGATCCGCTCGCCCTGGCGGCGTTCTACCAGCAGGCCACCGGACTTGGACTCCACCCCGAGTCGGACGCCGAGTTCGCCGCGCTGGACGTTGAGGGCGGGTTCAATATCGGGTTTCAGCGGGTCGACGACTACCGCGCTCCGAGCTGGCCCGGCCAGGTCGTACCGCAGCAACTGCACTGCTGTTTCAGGGTCGTGGACGTCGACGCGGCCGAGGCCCGGCTGCTGGAGCTGGGGGCGGGCACACCGGATCAGCCGCAGCAGGACAGATGGCGGGTCCTCACGGATCCGGCCGGGCATCCCTTCTGCATCGTCGGGGGCTTGTCGTGA
- a CDS encoding LysR family transcriptional regulator, translated as MTLEDLRVFVAVCRAGSLSAVARELGRTQSAVSQHVKRLERETGVSLLERRPRGVVPTPAGHVLRDAASDSVSGLDLALRRLGDLVNGDGGAVRVTTGGTTVRHFMAEAVVDFRRRYPKVSLEFRTETSSRGCFDALAAGDVDLAWVTIDGPVRGIEQRPVVSLPWVLAVRSDDPLADRPCVGTAGFSDISLIRLPENSTSGALLDAAFAELGIRSGSGTSVADWDTALLLAELGLGHAVVPVLPGWGIPGDGPLRLVPVPDLPPLPVGWAVRRWDALTPLARVFADTVARSCTERSGPDEMPFN; from the coding sequence GTGACTCTGGAGGATCTGCGCGTCTTCGTGGCCGTGTGCCGGGCGGGAAGCCTCAGTGCCGTCGCCCGGGAGCTGGGCCGCACCCAGTCGGCGGTGAGCCAGCACGTCAAACGGCTCGAGCGCGAGACCGGTGTGAGCCTCCTGGAGCGCCGGCCCCGGGGTGTCGTGCCCACCCCCGCGGGGCATGTCCTGCGCGACGCCGCCTCGGACAGCGTCTCCGGTCTGGATCTGGCCCTGCGGCGGCTCGGGGACCTGGTCAACGGGGACGGTGGCGCCGTACGCGTCACCACGGGCGGCACCACGGTGCGGCATTTCATGGCCGAGGCCGTCGTGGACTTCCGGCGGCGCTACCCGAAGGTCAGCCTGGAGTTTCGGACGGAGACCTCCAGCCGCGGCTGCTTCGACGCCCTCGCCGCGGGCGACGTCGATCTCGCCTGGGTGACCATCGACGGGCCGGTGCGCGGTATCGAGCAGCGCCCCGTCGTCTCCCTGCCCTGGGTCCTGGCCGTCCGCTCCGACGATCCGCTCGCGGACCGGCCCTGTGTCGGCACGGCCGGGTTCAGCGACATCAGCCTCATCCGGCTTCCCGAGAACTCCACCTCGGGTGCCCTCCTCGACGCCGCGTTCGCCGAACTCGGCATCCGGAGCGGCTCCGGCACGAGCGTCGCCGACTGGGACACCGCCCTCCTGCTGGCGGAACTCGGCCTCGGCCACGCCGTCGTACCCGTCCTGCCCGGCTGGGGGATACCGGGTGACGGCCCCCTCCGCCTCGTCCCCGTCCCCGATCTGCCCCCGCTCCCGGTCGGCTGGGCCGTCCGCCGCTGGGACGCCCTCACTCCGCTCGCGCGGGTCTTCGCCGACACCGTCGCCCGCAGTTGCACGGAACGGAGCGGACCCGACGAGATGCCGTTCAACTAG
- a CDS encoding DUF6817 domain-containing protein, translating to MSASPPPDATDRAAALLHGLGAAEIVHPGGTLVAHLQRVRSRLAAWDARPALQLAGLCHAFYGTDGFPTALLPSDRRSDLAAVIGAEAEAIVYLYASCDRQATYPTLADADGPFRDRFTGRLHTPDPRHRRDFAELSAANELDLARLDPAFREKWGPQLLTLFTRFRPLLSEPAWSDCEAVLGGTRQG from the coding sequence GTGTCTGCCTCCCCTCCTCCTGACGCCACCGACCGGGCCGCCGCGCTGCTGCACGGGCTCGGTGCCGCCGAGATCGTCCATCCGGGCGGCACGCTCGTCGCCCACCTCCAGCGCGTCCGCAGCCGGCTCGCCGCCTGGGACGCCCGCCCGGCCCTCCAACTCGCGGGCCTGTGCCACGCCTTCTACGGCACCGACGGCTTCCCTACCGCCCTGCTGCCCTCGGACCGCCGCTCCGACCTCGCGGCGGTGATCGGTGCCGAGGCCGAGGCGATCGTGTACCTCTACGCGTCCTGCGACCGCCAGGCCACCTACCCGACGCTCGCGGACGCCGACGGGCCGTTCCGGGACCGCTTCACCGGCCGCCTCCACACACCGGATCCCCGGCACCGACGAGACTTCGCGGAACTCTCCGCCGCCAACGAACTCGACCTCGCCCGCCTCGACCCCGCCTTCCGCGAGAAGTGGGGCCCGCAACTCCTCACCCTGTTCACCCGCTTTCGGCCTCTGCTGAGCGAGCCCGCCTGGTCGGACTGCGAGGCGGTGCTGGGCGGGACGCGGCAGGGCTGA
- a CDS encoding helix-turn-helix domain-containing protein: MASLNVGNLGDYLREQRRNAQLSLRQLADAAGVSNPYLSQIERGLRKPSAEVLQQVAKALRISAETLYVRAGILDAERDRDEVETRAVILADPTLNERQKQVLLQIYESFRKENGFGTGDGSGNDTDVVEVVVAEGAADPGADGDADEDVPDGGTGIRRRTRTADGGRPAEDRTGEGSGGTSETRRTRKTTGGTSATRRTRKNTGGTPAARRARKATGGSDTDPQQTAG, from the coding sequence ATGGCATCGCTCAACGTCGGCAATCTCGGTGACTACCTGCGCGAGCAGCGGCGCAACGCGCAGCTGTCGTTGCGGCAGCTCGCCGATGCCGCCGGGGTGTCCAATCCGTATCTGAGCCAGATCGAGCGCGGGCTGCGCAAGCCGAGCGCGGAGGTGCTGCAGCAGGTCGCCAAGGCCCTGCGGATCTCCGCCGAGACGCTGTACGTCCGGGCCGGCATCCTCGACGCCGAGCGGGACCGGGACGAGGTGGAGACGCGCGCCGTCATCCTCGCGGACCCGACGCTGAACGAGCGGCAGAAGCAGGTGCTGCTGCAGATCTACGAGTCCTTCCGCAAGGAGAACGGATTCGGGACCGGCGACGGCTCCGGCAACGACACCGATGTCGTCGAGGTCGTGGTCGCCGAAGGCGCGGCGGACCCGGGTGCGGATGGGGACGCGGACGAGGACGTCCCGGACGGCGGCACCGGGATACGCAGACGGACCCGTACGGCCGACGGCGGCAGGCCCGCCGAGGACCGTACCGGCGAGGGGTCGGGCGGCACGTCCGAGACCCGCCGGACCCGTAAGACCACCGGCGGTACGTCCGCCACCCGCCGTACCCGCAAGAACACCGGCGGTACCCCCGCCGCCCGCCGGGCCCGCAAGGCCACCGGCGGCAGTGACACCGACCCGCAGCAGACGGCCGGCTAG
- a CDS encoding DUF2516 family protein: MLIQGFTGFMWLLSMALIIFSGFALLDAAVRREDAYRAADKKTKPFWLIILGLAFVVNLLFPILSFLPIIGLIATIVYMVDVRPAIRALPGGGRSQRGSSSDGPYGPWNGGR, from the coding sequence GTGCTGATTCAGGGCTTCACAGGGTTTATGTGGCTGCTGAGCATGGCCCTGATCATTTTCAGTGGCTTCGCTCTGCTCGACGCCGCCGTGCGGCGGGAGGACGCGTACCGCGCGGCCGACAAGAAGACCAAGCCGTTCTGGCTGATCATCCTCGGTCTGGCCTTCGTGGTGAACCTGCTCTTCCCGATCCTGTCGTTCCTGCCGATCATCGGGCTCATCGCGACGATCGTGTACATGGTCGACGTCCGCCCGGCCATCCGCGCGCTCCCCGGCGGGGGCCGCAGCCAGCGCGGCTCCAGCAGCGACGGCCCGTACGGCCCCTGGAACGGCGGCCGGTAA
- a CDS encoding PP2C family protein-serine/threonine phosphatase, which yields MPVPIPRQRAIPAVESGQAQAASPRGGSAEDSVKDASAAAPRTPDTAGNSTEKVENHTAHTNLTLLLIEDDPAGSPIVPDMLDQAGKPIRVRTARNLTEAGRLLTDDVHCILLDLALPAPGHSDSEDELAVLRHVLELAPRHAVLALTASGDAERGAEAVRVGAQDYLFRDELDGRLLSRAIRYAVERKRSESAERRLAEGRLRAQENRRLERGLLPTPLLEGSPLRFAARYRPGRSRALLGGDFYDVVRTPDGTVHAMIGDVCGHGPDEAALGVELRIAWRALTLAGLCGDQLLGTLQQVLEHERADDEIFATLCTVDIAPDGRRAGLCLAGHPSPLLARPGKPARLLPYDNNGPALGLLPGARWPRMQVELGAEWSLMLYTDGLIEGHIGQGRERLGQDGMTEMIRRQFAEGLRGERLLRAAVNEVRALNGGELTDDVAVLLLDRVP from the coding sequence ATGCCCGTACCCATACCGCGGCAGAGAGCGATCCCGGCCGTGGAAAGTGGTCAGGCGCAGGCCGCGTCCCCGCGTGGGGGCTCCGCCGAGGACTCCGTCAAGGACGCCTCGGCCGCTGCCCCGCGCACACCGGACACCGCCGGGAACAGCACGGAGAAGGTGGAGAACCACACCGCCCACACCAATCTGACCCTGCTGCTGATCGAGGACGACCCGGCCGGTTCGCCGATCGTGCCGGACATGCTCGACCAGGCAGGCAAGCCGATCCGCGTCCGCACGGCCCGCAATCTGACCGAGGCCGGGCGGCTGCTGACCGACGACGTCCACTGCATCCTGCTGGACCTCGCGCTGCCGGCGCCCGGCCACAGCGACTCCGAGGACGAGCTCGCCGTGCTCAGGCACGTGCTGGAGCTCGCGCCCCGGCATGCCGTCCTGGCGCTGACCGCGTCGGGCGACGCCGAGCGCGGCGCGGAGGCGGTGCGCGTGGGCGCCCAGGACTATCTGTTCCGCGACGAGCTGGACGGCCGGCTGCTGAGCCGCGCGATCCGCTACGCGGTGGAGCGCAAGCGTTCCGAGTCGGCCGAGCGCCGGCTCGCCGAGGGCCGTCTGCGGGCCCAGGAGAACCGCCGCCTGGAGCGCGGTCTGCTGCCGACGCCGCTGCTGGAGGGCTCTCCGCTGCGGTTCGCCGCCCGCTACCGCCCGGGCCGCTCGCGCGCCCTGCTCGGCGGTGACTTCTACGACGTCGTCCGCACCCCGGACGGCACCGTGCACGCGATGATCGGTGACGTGTGCGGCCACGGCCCGGACGAGGCCGCCCTCGGGGTGGAGCTGCGGATCGCGTGGCGCGCGCTGACGCTGGCGGGCCTGTGCGGCGACCAGCTGCTGGGCACGCTCCAGCAGGTGCTGGAGCACGAGCGGGCCGACGACGAGATCTTCGCGACGCTGTGCACGGTGGACATCGCTCCGGACGGCCGCCGCGCCGGCCTGTGCCTGGCGGGTCACCCCTCGCCGCTGCTGGCCCGCCCGGGCAAACCGGCCCGGCTGCTGCCGTACGACAACAACGGCCCGGCCCTCGGGCTGCTGCCGGGTGCCCGCTGGCCGCGGATGCAGGTGGAGCTGGGGGCCGAGTGGAGCCTGATGCTCTACACCGACGGTCTGATCGAGGGCCATATCGGCCAGGGCCGGGAGCGGCTCGGCCAGGACGGCATGACCGAGATGATCCGCCGCCAGTTCGCCGAGGGGCTGCGGGGCGAGCGGCTGCTGCGGGCCGCGGTGAACGAGGTGCGCGCGCTCAACGGTGGCGAGCTGACGGACGACGTGGCGGTACTGCTGCTGGACCGGGTGCCGTAG